From the genome of Odocoileus virginianus isolate 20LAN1187 ecotype Illinois chromosome 16, Ovbor_1.2, whole genome shotgun sequence, one region includes:
- the FURIN gene encoding furin, translated as MELRPWLFWVVAAAGALVLLVADAHGEKVFTNTWAVHIPGGPAVADRVARKHGFLNLGQIFGDYYHFWHRAVTKRSLSPHRLRHSRLQREPQVKWLEQQVAKRRAKRDIYQEPTDPKFPQQWYLSGITQRDLNVKEAWAQGYTGRGIVVSILDDGIEKNHPDLAGNYDPGASFDVNDQDPDPQPRYTQMNDNRHGTRCAGEVAAVANNGVCGVGVAYNARIGGVRMLDGEVTDAVEARSLGLNPNHIHIYSASWGPEDDGKTVDGPAHLAEEAFFRGVSQGRGGLGSIFVWASGNGGREHDSCNCDGYTNSIYTLSISSATQFGNVPWYSEACSSTLATTYSSGNQNEKQIVTTDLRQKCTESHTGTSASAPLAAGIIALTLEANKNLTWRDMQHLVVRTSKPAHLNANDWATNGVGRKVSHSYGYGLLDAGAMVALAQNWTTVAPQRKCIIDILTEPKDIGKRLEVRKTVTACLGEPSHITRLEHAQARLTLSYNRRGDLAIHLISPMGTRSTLLAARPHDYSADGFNDWAFMTTHSWDEDPSGEWVLEIENTSEANNYGTLTKFTLVLYGTAAEGPPTPAESAGCKTLTSGQACVVCEEGFSLHQKNCVQHCPPGFAPQVLDTHYSTENDVEIIRASVCTPCHTSCATCQGPAPTDCLSCPSHASLDPVERKCSRQSQSSRESPQQQPPPRPPPPPGPPPAEVAVEPRLRADLLPSHLPEVVAGLSCAFIVLVFVTVFLVLQLRSGFSFRGVKVYTMDRGLISYKGLPPEAWQEECPSDSEEDEGRGERTAFIKDQSAL; from the exons ATGGAGCTGAGGCCCTGGTTGTTCTGGGTGGTAGCAGCAGCGGGAGCCTTGGTCCTGCTGGTGGCCGATGCCCACGGAGAGAAGGTCTTCACCAACACCTGGGCTGTGCACATTCCTGGAGGCCCAGCCGTCGCTGACCGCGTGGCACGCAAGCATGGCTTCCTCAACCTGGGCCAG ATCTTCGGTGACTATTACCACTTCTGGCATCGAGCGGTGACAAAGCGGTCCCTGTCTCCTCACCGCCTGCGGCACAGCCGGCTGCAGCGGGAACCTCAA GTTAAGTGGCTGGAGCAGCAGGTGGCAAAGCGACGGGCCAAACGGGACATATACCAGGAGCCCACGGACCCCAAGTTTCCCCAGCAGTGGTACCTG TCTGGCATCACCCAGCGGGACCTGAATGTGAAGGAGGCCTGGGCCCAGGGCTACACAGGGCGCGGCATCGTGGTCTCCATCCTGGATGACGGCATCGAGAAGAACCACCCAGACTTGGCAGGCAATTAt GATCCTGGGGCTAGCTTCGATGTCAATGATCAGGACCCTGACCCCCAGCCCCGGTACACACAGATGAATGACAACAG GCATGGCACGCGGTGTGCGGGAGAGGTGGCGGCGGTGGCCAACAATGGTGTCTGTGGCGTAGGTGTGGCCTACAACGCCCGCATTGGAG GGGTGCGCATGCTGGACGGCGAAGTGACAGATGCGGTGGAGGCACGCTCACTGGGCCTGAACCCCAACCACATCCACATCTACAGTGCCAGCTGGGGCCCTGAGGACGACGGCAAGACCGTGGATGGGCCAGCCCACCTGGCTGAGGAGGCCTTCTTCCGGGGGGTCAGCCAG GGCCGTGGGGGTCTGGGCTCCATCTTTGTCTGGGCCTCAGGGAACGGGGGCCGGGAACATGACAGCTGCAATTGTGACGGCTACACCAACAGCATCTACACGCTGTCCATCAGCAGCGCCACACAGTTCGGCAACGTGCCCTGGTACAGTGAGGCCTGCTCGTCCACACTGGCCACCACCTACAGCAGTGGCAACCAGAACGAGAAGCAGATT GTGACTACTGATCTGCGGCAGAAGTGTACAGAGTCTCACACGGGCACCTCTGCGTCTGCCCCCCTGGCAGCAGGCATCATCGCTCTCACCCTGGAGGCCAA TAAGAACCTCACCTGGCGGGACATGCAGCACTTGGTGGTCCGGACCTCAAAGCCAGCCCACCTCAACGCCAATGACTGGGCCACCAACGGTGTGGGCCGCAAAG TGAGCCATTCGTACGGCTATGGGCTGTTGGACGCCGGCGCCATGGTGGCTCTGGCCCAGAACTGGACGACGGTGGCCCCCCAGCGGAAATGCATCATCGACATCCTCACTGAGCCCAA GGACATCGGGAAGCGGCTGGAGGTGCGGAAGACCGTGACCGCCTGCCTGGGGGAGCCCAGCCACATCACACGGCTAGAGCATGCTCAGGCGCGGCTCACCCTGTCCTACAACCGCCGTGGTGACCTTGCCATCCACCTGATCAGCCCAATGGGCACCCGCTCCACCCTGCTGGCCGCCAG GCCACACGACTACTCTGCAGATGGGTTTAACGACTGGGCCTTCATGACGACCCATTCCTGGGATGAGGATCCCTCTGGCGAGTGGGTCTTAGAGATTGAAAACACCAGCGAAGCCAACAACTATG GGACGCTGACCAAGTTCACCCTGGTGCTGTACGGCACGGCCGCTGAGGGGCCGCCCACACCCGCTGAGAGCGCCGGCTGCAAGACCCTCACTTCCGGCCAGGCCTGTGTGG TGTGCGAGGAAGGCTTCTCCCTGCACCAGAAGAACTGCGTCCAGCACTGTCCCCCAGGCTTCGCTCCCCAAGTCCTGGACACACACTACAGCACGGAGAACGACGTGGAGATCATCCGGGCCAGCGTCTGCACGCCCTGCCACACCTCGTGCGCCACGTGCCAGGGCCCCGCCCCCACAGACTGCCTCAGCTGCCCCAGCCACGCCTCCCTGGACCCCGTGGAGCGGAAGTGCTCGCGCCAGAGCCAGAGCAGCCGCGAGTCGCCCCAACAGCAGCCGCCCCCGCGGCCGCCGCCACCCCCCGGGCCGCCGCCCGCGGAGGTAGCGGTGGAGCCGCGACTGCGGGCAGACCTGCTGCCCTCACACTTGCCCGAGGTGGTGGCCGGCCTCAGTTGCGCCTTCATCGTGCTGGTCTTCGTCACCGTCTTCCTGGTCCTGCAGCTGCGCTCGGGCTTCAGCTTCCGAGGGGTGAAAGTATACACCATGGACCGCGGCCTCATCTCCTACAAGGGGCTGCCCCCCGAAGCCTGGCAGGAGGAGTGCCCGTCCGACTCGGAGGAGGACGAGGGCCGGGGCGAGAGGACCGCCTTTATCAAAGACCAGAGCGCCCTTTGA